A single window of Drosophila suzukii chromosome 3, CBGP_Dsuzu_IsoJpt1.0, whole genome shotgun sequence DNA harbors:
- the LOC108007906 gene encoding uncharacterized protein yields MPPHTKDEEISQREVQIPDWVKPEAFQDLLKNEVKDYKETKALRAKAGVAAGENYATIMLRVELDVETKDKSKVTKAFMLKTPHNSEAFRRLLDKTNIFDVERGMYLEVVPELEQLYRNVGLEVKFGAEAYEIKTNENYVLLEDLRPRGFKNSDRLQGLDQVHTENVLRKFAQWHAASAVRVDLKGPYNEKYTEGLFKSDEILDAFCNRSAKNLIQYIDQIKGHEAYIKDLHSVSEKLYDVVNDLRVPKPDEFNALNHGDGWSNNIMFQYNEKNEILNTYFVDLQIPKWGTVAQDLYYFLISSTSLDIKTLKFDYFIWFYHSELVKHLKILNYSKTFPTLRSIRDALNKYSGWAFICSACVMGFVLLDPTEEADFDKIISTEDSSFSKSIFTNPRYRRHMEVLLPWLQHQGALE; encoded by the exons ATGCCGCCGCACACGAAGGACGAAGAGATTTCCCAGAGGGAAGTCCAAATTCCGGACTGGGTGAAACCGGAAGCATTTCAGGATCTACTTAAAAATGAAGTCAAGGATTACAAAGAAACTAAAGCTCTGAGAGCCAAAGCAGGAGTCGCTGCTGGCGAGAACTATGCCACCATAATGCTCAGAGTAGAACTGGATGTTGAGACGAAAG aCAAGTCGAAAGTTACCAAAGCATTCATGTTGAAAACACCCCACAATTCTGAGGCTTTTCGCAGACTTCTTGATAAAACAAACATCTTTGATGTGGAGCGTGGAATGTATCTAGAAGTTGTTCCTGAATTGGAACAACTTTATCGCAATGTGGGTTTGGAGGTTAAGTTTGGAGCAGAAGCCTACGAAATAAAAACCAACGAAAACTATGTCCTGCTGGAGGACCTCAGGCCTAGAGGATTCAAAAATTCTGATCGCCTCCAAGGATTAGACCAGGTTCATACTGAAAATGTTCTAAGGAAATTCGCCCAATGGCATGCGGCTTCTGCAGTTCGCGTCGACCTCAAAGGACCGTACAACGAAAAGTATACAGAAGGTCTTTTTAAATCGGATGAAATTTTGGATGCTTTTTGCAATCGCAGTGCTAAAAACTTGATACAATATATCGATCAGATCAAAGGACATGAGGCTTACATTAAGGATTTG CACAGCGTCTCAGAAAAGTTATATGACGTGGTAAATGATCTGAGGGTGCCAAAACCAGACGAATTCAATGCCCTGAACCACGGGGATGGCTGGTCTAATAACATTATGTTCCAGTACAACGAAAAGAACGAGATATTAAATACTTATTTCGTTGACCTGCAAATCCCCAAATGGGGAACAGTTGCTCAGGACTTGTATTACTTTCTGATTTCGTCAACTAGCCTGGACATTAAAACATTGAAGTTCGATTATTTCATTTGGTTCTACCACTCGGAATTGGTCAAGCATCTAAAAATTTTGAACTACTCAAAGACATTTCCTACCTTAAGGAGTATTCGCGATGCTCTGAACAAATATAGTGGATGGG CCTTCATCTGCTCGGCATGCGTAATGGGATTCGTGCTTCTAGATCCCACAGAAGAAGCTGACTTCGATAAAATCATATCAACGGAAGACTCCagcttttcaaaatcaatttttacTAACCCCAGATACCGCAGGCATATGGAAGTCTTATTACCATGGCTGCAACACCAAGGGGCCTTAGAGTAG
- the LOC108007930 gene encoding uncharacterized protein, with protein sequence MAASKIPDWVNADLFEDVLKSTVEGYSKVRNFKAESGSAAGDNYATIMLRVNIEVELQDGTINQVSYMVKLPHQLEVYKEMMKHTNIFEIERTMYNEVVPEMEALYKAAGVEVTFGAKSYDLKNAKSEYIALEDLCIKGFKNANRLEGLDQAHTERVLRKLAQWHAATAVRVATKGQYPEIVLKGFFKEENKPLMNEMMNGMGQIFLKCCATYEGNEAYLDKVKALKPVVIDEMFKLGEVDPNDFNVLNHGDSWSNNIMFQYDDFGKIKEVYMVDYQVSKYGSVAQDLLYFLISSTKLEDKLSKFDYYVKVYHDNLVEHLRILKYSKPLPSLRDIHKVLFRYGLFAYSVATGVMAAVLVDPTESASFENFIGDSAEGADFQMQMYNNPRYRKHIQVILPWLLNRGALDVD encoded by the exons ATGGCTGCTAGTAAAATACCCGATTGGGTCAATGCAGATCTTTTTGAGGATGTTCTCAAATCCACTGTGGAGGGGTACTCAAAAGTCAGGAATTTTAAGGCGGAAAGTGGTTCCGCTGCGGGTGACAACTACGCCACCATAATGCTTCGAGTAAACATCGAAGTAGAGCTGCAAG ATGGTACAATAAACCAGGTGTCTTACATGGTAAAGCTGCCACATCAGCTGGAGGTGTACAAGGAAATGATGAAGCACACCAATATCTTCGAAATCGAGCGCACCATGTACAATGAGGTTGTTCCCGAGATGGAGGCACTTTACAAGGCAGCGGGAGTGGAGGTAACTTTTGGAGCCAAGAGCTACGATCTTAAGAATGCCAAAAGCGAATACATAGCTCTGGAGGATCTGTGCATAAAAGGTTTCAAAAACGCTAATCGTCTCGAGGGACTCGATCAAGCCCACACGGAAAGAGTTCTCCGAAAGTTGGCCCAGTGGCATGCTGCGACCGCCGTGAGAGTGGCTACCAAGGGCCAGTACCCGGAAATTGTTCTGAAGGGATTCTTCAAGGAAGAAAACAAGCCGTTGATGAATGAAATGATGAATGGCATGGGACAGATATTCCTCAAATGCTGTGCCACGTACGAAGGTAACGAGGCGTACTTAGACAAAGTG AAAGCTCTAAAGCCAGTGGTAATAGATGAAATGTTCAAGTTGGGGGAAGTCGATCCTAACGATTTTAATGTTTTGAACCACGGTGATTCCTGGTCAAATAACATTATGTTCCAGTACGATGATTTTGGAAAAATCAAGGAGGTCTATATGGTGGACTATCAGGTCTCGAAGTACGGATCTGTTGCCCAGGATCTGCTCTACTTCCTGATTTCTTCCACCAAGCTGGAAGACAAGTTAAGCAAATTCGATTACTATGTTAAGGTGTACCATGATAATCTGGTGGAGCACCTAAGAATACTGAAATATTCCAAGCCACTGCCCAGCCTGCGAGACATTCACAAGGTGTTATTTAGATATGGTCTTTTCG CCTACTCCGTGGCCACAGGGGTAATGGCAGCTGTTCTTGTTGATCCAACAGAAAGCGCCAGTTTTGAGAACTTTATTGGCGACTCAGCCGAAGGAGCGGACTTCCAGATGCAAATGTACAATAATCCCCGCTACCGAAAACACATTCAGGTTATCCTACCCTGGCTGCTTAATCGCGGTGCTCTGGATGTTGATTAG
- the CHKov2 gene encoding uncharacterized protein CHKov2 isoform X1, protein MTDQATPKWVNKELFHGLLEQNNKNFKAILKFVPTSAISKGENYLTIVLRIQIEMQLNDSDDSTEDISYILKIPLVPEGEENDFKDMFDAELDMYDHLIPELEDLYAKNTAISPKFKPVHLKFPGNSVKIDYILLEDLRKKGYRNADRTQGLEQFEVEAALKKLAQWHAASAKRVVELGEYEKDIRESYFTAEHQKLLDEFNINFCMPFLECMQKYNLEPGQLVLISDYTSHLTDLNIEFGKNDPMELSVLNHGDFWCNNFMFKYKDDSEVEDVCFVDFQLPKFGTPAQDLFCMLMTSPKFSIKLDKFDHFIEYYHQQLVEHLSLLNYNRNAPTLAQFHTHLYRYSLWAFICAQRMLPIVLLPPDVDSNIGNVMGNSEEAIAFKRKMFLLPAYVDQIKVILPWLINRGYIR, encoded by the exons ATGACAGACCAAGCAACTCCGAAGTGGGTTAACAAAGAGCTATTCCATGGCTTGTTAGAACAGAATAATAAAAACTTCAAGGCTATACTAAAATTCGTTCCAACATCGGCGATTAGTAAAGGGGAGAATTATTTGACGATCGTGCTACGAATACAAATTGAAATGCAGCTGAACG ATTCAGATGATAGCACCGAAGATATCAGCTACATACTGAAGATTCCCTTGGTTCCGGAAGGTGAGGAAAACGATTTTAAGGATATGTTCGATGCCGAACTAGACATGTACGATCATCTGATCCCAGAGCTGGAAGACCTGTATGCCAAAAACACTGCAATCTCACCGAAATTCAAGCCTGTGCATTTGAAGTTTCCAGGGAATTCGGTAAAAATCGATTACATTCTGTTGGAGGATCTGCGAAAAAAGGGATACAGGAATGCCGACAGAACTCAGGGCTTGGAACAATTTGAAGTGGAGGCAGCACTCAAGAAGTTGGCCCAGTGGCATGCGGCCTCTGCGAAAAGAGTCGTTGAACTGGGGGAGTACGAGAAGGATATTCGCGAGAGTTACTTCACGGCCGAGCACCAGAAACTGCTGGATGAATTTAACATTAACTTCTGTATGCCTTTCTTGGAGTGCATGCAGAAATATAATCTGGAACCGGGACAGCTGGTCTTAATA AGCGACTACACATCACATTTGACGGATTTAAATATAGAGTTCGGGAAAAACGATCCTATGGAGTTGAGTGTGCTAAACCATGGCGATTTTTGGTGCAACAATTTTATGTTCAAATATAAGGATGACTCTGAGGTGGAGGATGTTTGCTTTGTCGATTTTCAACTGCCTAAATTTG GCACACCCGCCCAAGATCTATTTTGCATGCTGATGACGTCTCCCAAATTTTCGATAAAGCTGGATAAGTTTGATCACTTCATAGAGTATTATCACCAGCAGCTTGTCGAGCATCTAAGTCTTCTCAACTACAATCGGAATGCTCCCACACTAGCTCAATTTCACACCCATCTGTACAGATACAGTCTCTGGG CGTTTATATGCGCTCAGCGAATGCTGCCTATAGTGCTGCTCCCGCCCGATGTCGATTCAAATATAGGCAATGTTATGGGAAACTCGGAGGAGGCGATAGCATTCAAGCGTAAGATGTTTCTTCTGCCGGCTTACGTGGATCAGATAAAAGTCATTTTACCTTGGCTTATTAACCGGGGTTATATAAGATAA
- the CHKov2 gene encoding uncharacterized protein CHKov2 isoform X2 → MTDQATPKWVNKELFHGLLEQNNKNFKAILKFVPTSAISKGENYLTIVLRIQIEMQLNDDSTEDISYILKIPLVPEGEENDFKDMFDAELDMYDHLIPELEDLYAKNTAISPKFKPVHLKFPGNSVKIDYILLEDLRKKGYRNADRTQGLEQFEVEAALKKLAQWHAASAKRVVELGEYEKDIRESYFTAEHQKLLDEFNINFCMPFLECMQKYNLEPGQLVLISDYTSHLTDLNIEFGKNDPMELSVLNHGDFWCNNFMFKYKDDSEVEDVCFVDFQLPKFGTPAQDLFCMLMTSPKFSIKLDKFDHFIEYYHQQLVEHLSLLNYNRNAPTLAQFHTHLYRYSLWAFICAQRMLPIVLLPPDVDSNIGNVMGNSEEAIAFKRKMFLLPAYVDQIKVILPWLINRGYIR, encoded by the exons ATGACAGACCAAGCAACTCCGAAGTGGGTTAACAAAGAGCTATTCCATGGCTTGTTAGAACAGAATAATAAAAACTTCAAGGCTATACTAAAATTCGTTCCAACATCGGCGATTAGTAAAGGGGAGAATTATTTGACGATCGTGCTACGAATACAAATTGAAATGCAGCTGAACG ATGATAGCACCGAAGATATCAGCTACATACTGAAGATTCCCTTGGTTCCGGAAGGTGAGGAAAACGATTTTAAGGATATGTTCGATGCCGAACTAGACATGTACGATCATCTGATCCCAGAGCTGGAAGACCTGTATGCCAAAAACACTGCAATCTCACCGAAATTCAAGCCTGTGCATTTGAAGTTTCCAGGGAATTCGGTAAAAATCGATTACATTCTGTTGGAGGATCTGCGAAAAAAGGGATACAGGAATGCCGACAGAACTCAGGGCTTGGAACAATTTGAAGTGGAGGCAGCACTCAAGAAGTTGGCCCAGTGGCATGCGGCCTCTGCGAAAAGAGTCGTTGAACTGGGGGAGTACGAGAAGGATATTCGCGAGAGTTACTTCACGGCCGAGCACCAGAAACTGCTGGATGAATTTAACATTAACTTCTGTATGCCTTTCTTGGAGTGCATGCAGAAATATAATCTGGAACCGGGACAGCTGGTCTTAATA AGCGACTACACATCACATTTGACGGATTTAAATATAGAGTTCGGGAAAAACGATCCTATGGAGTTGAGTGTGCTAAACCATGGCGATTTTTGGTGCAACAATTTTATGTTCAAATATAAGGATGACTCTGAGGTGGAGGATGTTTGCTTTGTCGATTTTCAACTGCCTAAATTTG GCACACCCGCCCAAGATCTATTTTGCATGCTGATGACGTCTCCCAAATTTTCGATAAAGCTGGATAAGTTTGATCACTTCATAGAGTATTATCACCAGCAGCTTGTCGAGCATCTAAGTCTTCTCAACTACAATCGGAATGCTCCCACACTAGCTCAATTTCACACCCATCTGTACAGATACAGTCTCTGGG CGTTTATATGCGCTCAGCGAATGCTGCCTATAGTGCTGCTCCCGCCCGATGTCGATTCAAATATAGGCAATGTTATGGGAAACTCGGAGGAGGCGATAGCATTCAAGCGTAAGATGTTTCTTCTGCCGGCTTACGTGGATCAGATAAAAGTCATTTTACCTTGGCTTATTAACCGGGGTTATATAAGATAA
- the LOC108007932 gene encoding uncharacterized protein has product MATSKIPDWITAELFEDVLKANVEGYSKVKTFKADIGSAAGENYATIMLRVNIDVELQDGKTKPVSYMVKLPHQLEVYQEMMKRTNIFDIERSMYNEVVPEMAALYKEVGVDITFGAKSYDLKNAKTDYVALEDLGIKGFKNANRLEGLDQTHTERVLLKLAQWHAASAVRVATKGPYPDVLVQGFFKEDTRPMITEMMKGMGANFVKSCVTYEGYEIFIDKVKALQPVFVDKLFEFAKVDPTEFNVLNHGDSWSNNIMFQYDAFGKIKEVYMVDYQIPKYGTVAQDLLYFLLSSTKLEDKLTKFDYYIKVYHEYLVEHLKILKYSKPIPSLRDIHLALFKYGFFGYSVVTGVMAAVLLDPTDSASFENFMGDTEAGVDFQMQLYNSPRYRKHIQAIMPWLLNRGSLDI; this is encoded by the exons ATGGCGACCAGTAAAATTCCCGATTGGATAACTGCAGAATTGTTCGAAGATGTACTCAAGGCGAATGTGGAGGGCTACTCAAAAGTCAAGACCTTCAAGGCGGACATAGGATCTGCGGCAGGTGAAAACTATGCCACTATTATGCTCCGAGTTAACATCGATGTTGAGCTACAGG ATGGCAAAACGAAACCGGTTTCATACATGGTAAAATTGCCCCACCAACTGGAGGTGTACCAGGAGATGATGAAGCGAACGAACATCTTTGACATCGAGCGCTCAATGTACAATGAGGTTGTTCCTGAGATGGCTGCTCTTTATAAGGAAGTGGGAGTGGATATCACTTTTGGCGCCAAGAGCTACGATCTTAAGAATGCCAAGACTGACTATGTGGCGTTGGAGGATCTAGGAATAAAGGGATTTAAGAATGCCAACCGACTGGAAGGACTCGATCAAACTCACACAGAGAGAGTGCTCCTAAAGTTAGCCCAATGGCATGCTGCATCTGCCGTGCGAGTGGCCACCAAAGGACCTTATCCTGATGTCCTTGTGCAGGGCTTTTTCAAAGAAGACACCCGTCCGATGATAACTGAAATGATGAAAGGAATGGGCGCGAATTTTGTAAAAAGCTGTGTTACCTACGAAGGTTACGAAATCTTTATAGACAAAGTG AAAGCCCTGCAGCCTGTTTTCGTCGATAAGCTTTTCGAGTTTGCCAAGGTGGACCCCACAGAATTTAATGTACTGAACCACGGGGATTCCTGGTCGAATAATATTATGTTCCAGTATGATGCATTTGGAAAAATTAAGGAGGTGTATATGGTCGATTATCAAATTCCTAAATACGGAACTGTGGCCCAGGACCTCCTATACTTCTTGCTCTCGTCTACAAAGTTGGAAGATAAGCTCACAAAATTCGATTACTATATTAAGGTTTACCATGAGTACCTGGTTGAGCACCTTAAGATTCTGAAATACTCAAAACCCATTCCCAGCCTAAGAGACATTCATTTGGCGCTTTTCAAATACGGATTTTTCG GCTACTCCGTAGTCACTGGTGTCATGGCCgccgttcttctggaccccaCGGACTCTGCTAGCTTTGAGAACTTTATGGGCGATACTGAAGCGGGAGTGGACTTCCAGATGCAGCTTTACAACAGTCCTCGGTACCGCAAACACATTCAAGCGATTATGCCCTGGCTACTAAATCGTGGCTCTTTGGATATATAG